The nucleotide sequence gttgaacaactatttaaaaatgttcatcaataattttggaagttttaaatgtgtataggaaaaaatgttgaccatgtattaaaaacaattgatcatgtatataaaaattttAATCaaccatttaaaaaatgttgaaccagggtttgaaaaatattaatcaggcgttttgaaaatgttaaatgtgtatataaaaaatgttgagcATGAACTAAAAATGTTAAACAAGAATTTAAAATATTTGTAAAAAATATATAGAAAAATGTTGCAATTTATTGAAAAATACTAATCAtatatttgaaaatgttaatcaagcatttgaaaaatattaaaattGTGTCTAGAAACAAGGTTGACCATGTATTAACAACGTGGTCAATTTGTATTGGCAAAATCTTAGATGTGAATTAGAATAATGTTGTTGATGTATGCAAAAAATGTAGAATAGTaaccaaaagaacaaagaaaactaaaaaataaaaataaataaataacgaaGAAACAAAGTGCAAAATAGAATGAAAATTACTGAAAAAATggagaacaaaaaaagaaaacgaaaacGACATAAGAAAAAAAAAACTTAAGGAAAACTGGTTTGAGTCGCCTTCGGTACGACCAGCACCTACAACTTATCACGAACGGAACTAGGACGGATTGGTAGCAGCATCCTCGGTCCCCCTAGAGACCAGGTCCTCCCATATGCCGCTTACTGCGGCAAGGAGTGTCGCATTCACACAGAGCGCAGCTCACCCTAGGCCTGCCCATTTGGGTGACTCTGCTTCGTGGGGTAAAAATAGCAAAAACAGCTTGCgatacgcatgaaaaccacaacctGTTTTGAAACTAAAAGAAACTAACAGCGACGACAAAACTTAAAAACCAGTTCACGAAATTTCCATAAAAACTTTCTAAAGATTTTTTGACAAACAAAAgtgaaaacatgatttttttttttgaacttacgAAGATTTTTTAAAAAAACTCAAAACATTTTTCGGAATCCCCCCTGAGGATTTTTTGAGTTGGCGAACATATTtcgaaaacatgattttttttttgaatttgtgaaaaaaTATCAAAAAGGTAAAATTTGAAGAATTTGTGGACAAATTTGAAAAACAGGAAGGTTTTTTGAAGTTTCCAAACAGTTTTTGAATTTGTGAGCAAATTTTAAAACATGAACGTTGTTTGAATGTGTGAACGGAtttggaaaaatggaaaaaatttaAAATCCTTGAGCTTTTAAGATTGTGAACAACATTTAAGACGGACTTATTGGCCCGACCCTATAGTGTATCATTGCGTTGACTGTTTTACATTAGTTTTCTCAGTATTTCTTTGGGGCTTTTCTTtcagatttttatttttttttctttcttagtTTTCGTCTGTTTTCATTTTATTCCCTTGTTTTCTTtgattttctttattttatttttcttccttgggAGACACGCGTCTCATTGGACGTGTTTGGTTGTCCGCATAAGGCCCAATCAAACCCGCGCGGAAAAAACTTAGGCTATTTGGTTACCTACGTTTGCTGTTGGGCGTGCGGGACTTAAAGTGCCTCTGAGCTTGGCTCGCTTGGCACGCTCAGATCGGCAGTTTCTTGTGAGTCAGGCTGAGCTGAGCCACATCGAGCGCACATGTCTTGGCCCCTTGCATGAGAGGAGGGTGGAGGGATGCTAGTTCTCTAAGTGCTTCTTCTTCCACCTCCACTAACCTCCTCCCTAATCTCATTTCTTACTTCTCCCTTCTAATTTATACCACGGTGCTTCGATTCGAGTTAAactctacacgaaaaagatgcacatCGATATTACGATTTCATTTTCGCGATCGGTTCATAGTTTCATCGACCGTAAATGCTCAATTTTGTGTTCATGTTTGAAGCTATTTTGGACGAATTTTGTCAAATTCATCGCGTACGGTCGACCGTTTGAAATTTTCTTTGACCGGCAGCTTCATCACAAAATTCCACACCATAGTCGTGTTGTAAGTTTTCTGTTTCGGCGATCCTACTGCATCAAAGCCGCAATTACGTGCACATTGCATTTCTTCTCCTCTGTTCTGTGTCTTACAATCCTCCTATTCATCCCTTTCGACCCCGACGCCGTTCCTCTTGACCTCCTTGCCCGCATCCTACTACACTGGGGTTGTCACTGGCGTCGgtcatctcggcctcctctctctctctctctctcgtcctaCTACACTGACGTTGTCATGGCATGAGCACTGCATTTCTCCTCCTCTGTACACTATCTTTGTGCGGACTTTCGCAACAGCGACGAGGCTAGCAACTAGTTCGCCGCACCACCGACGGAGTCGCTTGCGAACGACTCCATGCATGTCGTGTCGGATGCGGCGCCACGACCACCATCCACCGCAATCGCCATGGTAACACGCACTGCATTTCTCCTACCCCGTCCTTTGCCCCAGCGCTCCTCTTCATGGACTTCTCTTCGGCGGCGACGCTAGCAACTAGTTCACCGCGGTGCCGGCAAGAACGATCGTCCGAGAGTCTGTGCTCATCGTTAAGGACGCGACGCCGCGGCCACCATCCACTGCAGTTGCAAGGCACAGTGTGTGTTAAGTGTAAGTGTTAGCTCTTAATCATATCCCGCGTATATAATCAAACACCGTGTAGTTGCGTGAGCTGagccaatgcaggcaaccaaacgctATGCCAAAATTGCACCCCTAATGCGAAAAGAgtagatgcaggcaaccaaacaatcAGTAGACGTTAGTTTTCAGCCTGCATTTCGTCAACCAGCCTCCATTGAGCCAGGCTGAGCTAAGCCAGGGCCGGCTGCTACGGCTGCCAAACACGCCCATTATGTGTTGGGCCTGGCTCATTTACCCGCGTCTCATTGTGTGTTACAGGCGATGTATATATATAACCGCGGAAACTATATGCCGCCCACACCGAGGCGTATTTTTTCTCACGTACAAGGCGGCATTACTGGCCCGACCTAGTACTGTATCATTTGGTTTGAGTGTTTTTCATTGTTTCAAATTGGGTTTTTCAGTTTTTCTTAGGATCTCTTTTGGTTTTTTCAGTTTCTTTGGTATTTTGTTTCTTTCTCTGTATTCATGGGGTTCTTCCATTTTCCCTTTGTTCCACCTTTTTCTTTGGTTTACTTcagattttttcctttttttccttttctattttttcttctttctgtCTTATTCAACACATATCTACCTTTTTTCACAGACAATGTATAATTTACGTATACATCATAAACATTTTTATGTTTAACATTTTAAAAATACATGGTTATTAGTTTTCAATATCTCCTTTTGATATCTTCATTTTTAGTATACATCAAAAAACATTTCTTATTCATCTTCAAAAAATACGTGATTAGCATTTTTAAAATATATGTGTTTTAATATCAACTATGTTTGATACACATTGTTCATTTTTTAATCATATGAAACATTACTTCtataacatttttcatatacatgattaacattttttaagttGCACAAACGCGCTGCACAATATCTTATTCAAAAATTAAGTAAATTTTGTCAAATATATGTATTTTAGAATTTCTTAaaatataaacaaaagaaaaaaggcaagaaaaatgaaaacaaggaaaaaaacaaagcaGAGGGAAGAAATGCAAAAACCTGCTACTGGGCTGGCCCACTAGAGACATAGCCATGCACATACATAACCTCCCCTCGCTTGATAACCAGATAAGTGCACATTCGCCTTTTTCTCTTCCATTTAAAAAAATCCTTTTCTTAAAATGTTCTAACAAACAGACAGGAAATTTTTATAAGAGTGCTCCTATATTATCTAAAAAGAATTTTTAAAATGTTTATGATACGTTTTTAAAATTTCACTGTGTGATTAAAagatgttgaccatgtatttagaAAAGTTCGTGTATTTATTAAAAAAATCAATCACGTAGCTAAAAAAATCGATTGTATATTAAAAACAATATTTTTCATTAAAACATAATCACacattgaaaaatgttcacaacatttattaaatattcacaaaaaaagttcctgaaaatatataaaaaagtatATACTTTGTAGATATCGTTTGTACCATTCAGAAAATTTTTCATAATATTTCTAGAAATGTTCACACGTTTAAAAATGTGTTCAtgatattttagaaaaatgatcatGAAATGTAAaaaatctatgcatttttctaaacAATCTTCTTAAAATACTACAAAAATTGTGTCATCTGAAAATATGCATAAACACTTAAGAGATGAccatcaattttaaaaaaatgtgaCATCCTTGAAAAATGTCCGGCGTGTGTTGAAAAATATACGAAACACTTTTGGCATGTACTGCCAGTTTCATTTTCTTCTCGTCACTTGGTCCTGGACAACCGTCTAGGGGATCCATAGAAAGACTTGAGAGGGGCAAAAATGTATGAATAAGGCAGGCATCCATATAAACAAAAATATGGGCATAATCACTTCATTCTCTACAAGGTAAGCAATTTAACTGAAAAGCGGAAGAAAACTAACCATTTGAGACAAAATAGTTTACATCAATATGAATGTATCTTGTTCCGAAGTTGCAAAAGTGAACATTGACATATTCTTCAACCAATATAAACCACAACCTGCAAAAGAAAAACATTATTAAATTGAGAGACAATGAAAATACCCAAGGAGGTTGGTATTGCAAAAGAAAATGAGATTTATTACATTCCCTTTGTTTTCTCCCATGATGATCTTTCActtcatattgttggggaacgtagtaatttaaaaaaattcctacgcacacgcaagatcatggtgatgcatagcgacgagaggggagagtgttgtctacgtaccctcgtagaccggaagcggaagcgttagcacaacgcggttgatgtagtcgtacgtcttcatggcccgaccgatcaagcaccgaaactacggcacctccgagttctagcacacgttcagctcgatgacgatccccggactccgatccagcagaatgtcggggaagagttccgtcagcacgacggcgtggtgacgatcttgatgttctaccatcgcagggcttcgcctaagcaccgctacaatattatcgaggattatcgtggaggagggcaccgcacacggctaatagatctcaaggatcaattgttgtgtctttggggtgccgccctgcacccgtatataaaggagcaagggaggaggaggccggccctaggagggggcgcgccaagtgtggagtcctactaggactccctagtcctagtaggattccacctcccatatggaataggaaaagagaaagggaaaaggagaaggaaggaagggggcgcccccttccctagtccaattcggaccagaccaaggggaggggtgcggccacccttgaggcccttttccttctttcccgtatggcccaataaggcccaatatgtattcccgtaactctccggtactccgaaaaatacccgaatcactcgaaacctttccgatgtccgaatatagtcgtccaatatatcgatctttacgtctcgaccatttcgagactcctcgtcatgtccccgatctcatccgggactccgaactccttcggtacattaaaactcataaactcataatataactgtcatcgaaaccttaagcgtgcggaccctacgggttcgacaacaatgtagacatgaccgagacacgtctccggtcaataaccaatagcggaacctggatgctcatattggctcccacatattctacgaagatctttatcggtcagaccgcataacaacatacgttgttccctttgtcatcgtatgttacttgcccgagattcaatcgtcggtatctcaatacctagttcaatctcgttactggcaagtctctttactcgtttcataatacatcatcctgcaactaactcattagttgcaatgcttgcaaggcttaagtgatgtgcattaccgagagggtccaaagatacctctccgacaattggagtgacaaatcctaatctcgaaatacgccaacccaacaagtaccttcggagacacctgtagagcacctttataatcacccagttacgttgtgacgtttggtggcacacaaagtgttcctccggtaaacgggaattgcataatctcatagtcataggaacatgtataagtcatgaagaaagcaatagcaacaaactaaacgatcaagtgctatgctaactgaatgggtcaagtcaatcacatcattctcctaatgatatgatcccgttaatcaaatgacaactcatgtctatggttaggaaacataaccatctttgatcaacgagctagtcaagtagaggcatactagtgacactctgtttgtctatgtattcacacatgtattatgtttccggttaatacaattctagcatgaataataaacatttatcatgatataaggaaataaataatagcttttttattgcctctagggcatatttccttcacatatataCATTAACTATCGCTCCATTAGGAATTTTGTTTAACATTTGTTCTTCTACAAAGTAAATAAGGTTATGTGGTTGACCCTCAAATCTGTATTCACCCTCACTAGTTAAGAGCGGTCCACTACTACATATTGACTATCTATTGGTGGTTACTTAACCTCACCACCAACGATTAAGCCGCTCGTCAATAAGCAGATGTCGGCCTACTATTATGTCCTAAGAGTATCTATAATTATAGTGTTCATGCTATATTCCTACCATTCTTTGCAGTATTTAAAGTTTATTTGGACTAACGTATTAATAAAGTTTCCGGTGCGAGTTTATGTTTTTTAGTGTTTTTGGTTTTACGAAAAATGGATATTCTCCATCGCGGGAAATGAAAATCAAAATATGAGTGTAGTTTAATTCAGGACCGGAAGAGACTAGAAGCTAGAAGCCCAGGGCCTAGGGGGCATGTGCATCTAGGTGCAGGATGCCCAGAGTGGGGCCCTGAACCCACCAGGTTTCCTTGTCTACCTCTGCCCCCTTGGCTCCCCTTGGCTTATATATACCCAAACAActtaagaaacatttatcatgcaaTTTTTCGCTGATGCCACTTTGCGGTTCGAGGCGATTTGATCTACAAAATCCTTCtaggtactctgtcggaggggggaatcatcatcatcttcatcgacatcaaTTGTTGTTGCTCCCATGGTGATGTATGGTGCACACGAATGCGGTGACGGGTAGCCACAGGTCTGACGAGGTAGACATGGAGAAGTtgttgttcatctttgttgtgccGCCTACGTATGTTTTGGGCTGGGCCAGCCAAGGAGATGTCCCTCAAGATCTGCATCGCCAGGAAAAAGTTTCCATGTGATCTGAGTTTAGTTAGAATACATGTGATTCTGATCTAAGTTTAGTTAGAATTTGTTGAAACGGGAGTAGTATTTGATTAATAAGTAATGATGGCTTTTTAATGCTAGGGTAATAGCATGCGCGACAACCAGTATTTTGTTGTACCTGGTTTTTGGTAAGTTGTAGTCAACATAGCGGCAGCTATTCAAATTTATGTTGTTCAATCATTCATCCTACAATGTGAGGCAAACATGGCTACCCATTAGGCCATTACTATGCTAAACAGACTAGTAAAGTTGCTCGAAGATGCCCGCGATGTATTACTGCCGAGTAATCAATAAAGCTcttgaattaaaaataaataaggaCATGCATCCTACGATGTTCCTGTTGCTAGTCACCGACACCACGCATGTGCTCCTCCACCCGCAGCAGCTTGTCGACGCCTTGGAGATAGGTCTCGTTACGGTCTCACATCACAGTACCCATGCATAGCACAATGTTATATCCTCCTCCAACTTGAAATTGCTCAATCTTCCAAGCTTCTTCTTCGTGTTGCAATCTCGGCCTCAACCATCTTTCTCCTCTTGGTCCACCTCTGGCCCTGCCTTCACCGAGAAGTTGAGGTCCTCAATGCCAATGTGATCTTTCACGGTCGAACCAGTGAAACTTTTAAAACTCTTCCACTGGCAAATCATGTTGCGCACTATGCCCAAGTGCGCTGACCtcaacaaaagaagaagaaaacaagttGCATTCGAGGGATTTTCCTTGGGTACTTGGTGTGCCCTCATGCCGGTGTCAGAGTGAAGGGATTGAANNNNNNNNNNNNNNNNNNNNNNNNNNNNNNNNNNNNNNNNNNNNNNNNNNNNNNNNNNNNNNNNNNNNNNNNNNNNNNNNNNNNNNNNNNNNNNNNNNNNNNNNNNNNNNNNNNNNNNNNNNNNNNNNNNNNNNNNNNNNNNNNNNNNNNNNNNNNNNNNNNNNNNNNNNNNNNNNNNNNNNNNNNNNNNNNNNNNNNNNNNNNNNNNNNNNNNNNNNNNNNNNNNNNNNNNNNNNNNNNNNNNNNNNNNNNNNNNNNNNNNNNNNNNNNNNNNNNNNNNNNNNNNNNNNNNNNNNNNNNNNNNNNNNNNNNNNNNCGGCCTAGTGGTCGGCGGCTCTGCCGGTTTCCTCTTTCTCTTCAGTGGTGCGGTGATCGAAGCTCGATGCCAGGTGGCAGGAGGGGTGGCCGGCCCTCTTGTTTACGCAGAACCGGGGGATGTTTTGGAGTTCGCGGGTTTTCCCTAATATTTGAGGCTTGATGGATTATTTTTTGGTTGGCCAGAAAAGAAAACACCATCGGGGATGGGCCTTTAAATCGCATGTCTCTTGGGCGCTACAGTTTTTTTTGGATGCCAGAAAGAAAACTAGAGATTTTTTGGGATAGATTAGAGTACGAGTTGCTCTTAAACCTGGTCCATGCGCACCCTTATCTCATCTTCCTGCCGCATACTCGACCCAAAGAGATCCCCTCGCTCTCACACACCCAGTGATGCTGGCCATCTCCCCTGTCACACCCCGCCAATGGCATCCATCCCCTCCCTCGCCGTctccggcgccgccaccgccgtcccAGCCGTCGTCGCTGCCAAGCCCCTGCCCAGCTCCGCCGGCTTCGACAAGGTGACTCTCTCTTCTCTgttttcttccccttcttccctgGACCAAGAAAGATTGCCGTGTGCTTCAGCAGGCCTCATTCTTTTTCTTTCACCATTGCATATTCGCAGGGCGGTTCTTATCAGAGGAGCACCCAAGCAGCGGAAAATGGCAGATTGGAGAGTGAGAGCCCCCCTCGTCCGCTAGACGCCCAGGAAGCAATGAGCATGCTGAAGGACGGCCGGACTGTGCAGTCGGCGATGTACGTGCCCCTGCTGCACCGGTGCGTCGAGACCAGAGGCCTCGGCGCCGCCAGGGCCCTGCACGGCCACATGGCGAAGACCGGAACCGTCGCGGACATGTTCGTGGCGACGTCCCTGGTAAACGTGTACATGAGGTGCGGGGCGAGCCGGGACGCGCGCagcctgttcgacgaaatgcccgagAAGAACGTGGTCACCTGGACGGCGCTGATTACAGGATATACTCTGAACTCTGAAGCGGTGCTGGCGCTGGAGGTGTTCGTCGAGATGCTCGAGCTTGGGAGGTACCCGTCGCATTACACGCTGGGCGGCATGCTGAACGCGTGCTCTGCCGCGCGCAGGATCGATCTGGGCCAGCAGGTCCATGGCTACTCGATCAAGTATGGGGCTGATACCATCACGAGCATGAGCAATTCACTTTGTAGGATGTACTGCAAGTCTGGAGACTTACAATCTGGTCTGAGGGCCTTTAAGGGGACCCCTGACAAGAATGTGATCACCTGGACGACGATGATATCGTCCTGCGCCGAAGACGAGAACTACCTGGAGCTTGGGCTGAGCTTGTTTCTCGATATGCTCGAGGGAGGGGTGACGCCGAATGAGTTCACGTTGACCAGTGTCATGAGCTTGTGTGGCGCGAGGCTGGATATGAATCTCGGCAAGCAGGTCCAGGCTTTCTGCTACAAGGTTGGGTGTGAAGCGAATCTTCCAGTGAAGAACTCCACAATGTACCTCTATCTCAGGAAGGGCGAAACGGACGAGGCTATGCGGTTGTTTGAAGAGATGGACAGCAGCAGTATTATCACGTGGAATGCAATGATCTCCGGGTATGCTCAAATCATGGACTCGGCAAAGGATGACCTCCATGCTCGTTCCAGAGGGTTCCAGGCACTCAAATTGTTCCGTGATCTCGTGAGGTCTGAATTGAAGCCTGATCTGTTCACCTTCTCAAGCATCCTGTCAGTCTGCAGCGCCATGATGGCCTTGGAGCAGGGTGAGCAAATCCACGCAACCACCATAAAGACTGGATGTCTGTCGGATGTTGTTGTGAACAGCGCACTGGTAAACATGTATAACAAGTGCGGATGCATCGAGTGTGGGACCAAAGCCTTCGTCGAGATGCCAACACGGACACCTGTCACTTGGACCTCTATGATTTCAGGGTACTCGCAGCATGGCAGGTCCCGAGATGCGATACAGCTCTTTGAGGACATGATATTATCTGGCGCCAAACCAAACGAAATCACATTCGTAAGTTTGCTGTCAGCCTGCAGCTATGCTGGTTTAGTAGAGGAGGCTGAGCGCTACTTTGACATGATGCGGAATGAGTATCATATAGAGCCTCTTGTGGACCATTACGGGTGCATGGTTGACATGTTTGTGCGATTGGGCCGGCTGGATGATGCATTTTCCTTCATCAAGAGAACAGGCTTTGAGCCGAATGAGGCCATCTGGTCTAGTTTGGTAGCTGGATGTCGGAGTCACGGGAACATGGAGCTTGCTTTCTACGCTGCTGATAGGCTCCTTGAGCTCAAGCCGAAAGTGATTGAAACATATGTCTTGCTGTTGAACATGTACGTGTCTACTGGTAGATGGCGTGACGTCGCTAGGGTGCGGAAACTGGCCAAACATGAAGATGTCGGGTTTCTCAGAGACCGTAGCTGGATTGCAATCAGAGACAAGGTGTATTTCTTTAGAGCTGATGACATGACTCACCCTCAAGCTACCGAGTTGTATCAATTGTTGGAGAATTTGCTGGAAAAGGCTAAGGCTGTAGGGTACGAACCGTACCAGAACGCTCCTGAGTTGTTATCTGACAGCACGGAGGGCGATGACGACAGGCCTGCTGCTGCTGCAGGTTCACTAATAAAGCACCACAGTGAGAGGTTAGCTGTTGCACTGGGGCTGCTCAAAACACCTCCTGGTGCGACAGTCCGTGTGACCAAGAACATCACCATGTGCAGGGACTGCCACAGCTCTATCAAATACTTCTCATTACTTGCAAACAGAGAGATTGTTGTCCGGGACAGTAAACGGCTTCACAAGTTCAAGGATGGTCGGTGCTCCTGTGGGGATTTTGGTGCGCTCCTCCTGTGATGCCGAAAAATCTCATGCGCACTGCGCTATTCTATTCTGAGAACATGACAATTTTTGCATTGGAAACAGGTTTGACTTACTCTGAAGAACTTGTTTACTGCAAGGTACGTACCAATGCCATGAGATGTCCGTTTGCTTGTAGATTTTTGTATGAAAGCATGATTTGTTCAGTCAGCATTGGTGACATATGAGTATATATGACCATGCATAAACCCAATCAGATTTCTGAGGTATGCTCACATCCTTAGCACTGTAGAACGGTGAATATTGTGTAACTGTTGTAAATGCTGGCCAATTAGGGTCAACTTTCATTGTTTTAATTCGCAATGCTGACTCAAATTTT is from Triticum aestivum cultivar Chinese Spring chromosome 3A, IWGSC CS RefSeq v2.1, whole genome shotgun sequence and encodes:
- the LOC123059870 gene encoding putative pentatricopeptide repeat-containing protein At5g52630, giving the protein MRTLISSSCRILDPKRSPRSHTPSDAGHLPCHTPPMASIPSLAVSGAATAVPAVVAAKPLPSSAGFDKGGSYQRSTQAAENGRLESESPPRPLDAQEAMSMLKDGRTVQSAMYVPLLHRCVETRGLGAARALHGHMAKTGTVADMFVATSLVNVYMRCGASRDARSLFDEMPEKNVVTWTALITGYTLNSEAVLALEVFVEMLELGRYPSHYTLGGMLNACSAARRIDLGQQVHGYSIKYGADTITSMSNSLCRMYCKSGDLQSGLRAFKGTPDKNVITWTTMISSCAEDENYLELGLSLFLDMLEGGVTPNEFTLTSVMSLCGARLDMNLGKQVQAFCYKVGCEANLPVKNSTMYLYLRKGETDEAMRLFEEMDSSSIITWNAMISGYAQIMDSAKDDLHARSRGFQALKLFRDLVRSELKPDLFTFSSILSVCSAMMALEQGEQIHATTIKTGCLSDVVVNSALVNMYNKCGCIECGTKAFVEMPTRTPVTWTSMISGYSQHGRSRDAIQLFEDMILSGAKPNEITFVSLLSACSYAGLVEEAERYFDMMRNEYHIEPLVDHYGCMVDMFVRLGRLDDAFSFIKRTGFEPNEAIWSSLVAGCRSHGNMELAFYAADRLLELKPKVIETYVLLLNMYVSTGRWRDVARVRKLAKHEDVGFLRDRSWIAIRDKVYFFRADDMTHPQATELYQLLENLLEKAKAVGYEPYQNAPELLSDSTEGDDDRPAAAAGSLIKHHSERLAVALGLLKTPPGATVRVTKNITMCRDCHSSIKYFSLLANREIVVRDSKRLHKFKDGRCSCGDFGALLL